A stretch of Mya arenaria isolate MELC-2E11 chromosome 14, ASM2691426v1 DNA encodes these proteins:
- the LOC128215871 gene encoding rhodopsin-like codes for MSYNVTTTRKHLLVTLLGCQIVSFIIALCPLIGFGSYGLEAHGTSCGLAWEDTSAASQGYLVLITVVCFALPLAIIVVCYSLIFRTVWKTNKGVGPMADSTSVYRKKKQLQLIKLSVALVVVYVICWTPYAIVSFNITFGQPEEINPMMPRFAAWFAKTEAVLNPIVYVLMSKSFRHNIEHVVCCMDTAVAPTRNLTTFATHGQRIQSEVCDSQVPVTVGISSRE; via the exons ATGAGTTACAATGTGACGACGACCAGGAAACATCTATTAGTAACTCTGTTAGGGTGTCAAATCGTAAGCTTCATAATTGCCCTTTGTCCCCTGATTGGGTTCGGGTCTTACGGTCTAGAAGCCCATGGCACGAGTTGTGGGCTCGCCTGGGAGGATACCAGCGCCGCAAGTCAGGGCTACCTCGTTTTGATCACTGTCGTCTGCTTCGCGTTGCCACTGGCCATCATTGTCGTCTGCTATTCTCTCATCTTTCGCACG GTGtggaaaacaaataaaggggTCGGGCCTATGGCCGATTCTACTTCCGTTTACCGCAAAAAGAAGCAGCTGCAGCTGATAAAGTTATCTGTAGCTCTCGTCG TTGTGTATGTCATATGCTGGACGCCATATGCGATTGTCTCCTTCAACATCACGTTTGGACAACCGGAAGAGATCAACCCAATGATGCCGCGTTTCGCAGCCTGGTTCGCAAAAACGGAAGCAGTTCTCAATCCCATTGTGTACGTACTCATGTCGAAGAGCTTCCGCCACAACATAGAGCATGTCGTCTGCTGCATGGATACGGCAGTCGCACCGACCCGGAATTTGACCACGTTTGCCACGCACGGGCAGAGAATTCAGTCCGAGGTATGCGACTCACAGGTACCCGTTACTGTGGGTATTTCAAGTCGAGAGTAA